In Arthrobacter sp. CDRTa11, one DNA window encodes the following:
- a CDS encoding GNAT family N-acetyltransferase encodes METYEALMDAAWPAPERHDTGEWTLRAAGGVTQRANSVWPQAEARDIPGAVREASLWYRRRRLPPIYQVTDTPRNAALNAVLDAQGYTRQSETLIMARSSGPDTSRTAPVRPPGRPAAELSDQPTDEWLDLWWSVDGRGGAPELETARTILTGCPSLYALVRSDDGAPAAVGRLALPLAPPLAGGGCYGGIYGMATRPGLRRQGLAGRVLHSLMEGAAEAGAEELWLLVTAANTGAQTLYAKAGFREAGRYAYRQERPLRARTGC; translated from the coding sequence ATGGAAACGTACGAGGCCCTGATGGATGCCGCCTGGCCTGCTCCCGAGCGGCATGACACGGGGGAGTGGACGCTCCGGGCCGCGGGCGGTGTGACGCAACGGGCCAACTCTGTCTGGCCTCAAGCCGAAGCCCGGGACATTCCCGGTGCCGTCCGCGAGGCTTCGCTGTGGTACCGGCGGCGCAGGCTGCCGCCGATTTACCAGGTCACCGACACTCCGCGCAACGCAGCCCTGAACGCGGTGCTGGATGCGCAGGGCTACACGCGCCAGTCGGAAACCCTGATCATGGCCCGCAGTTCCGGTCCGGACACAAGCCGGACTGCTCCAGTCCGGCCGCCCGGCCGCCCGGCAGCGGAATTGTCGGACCAGCCCACGGATGAGTGGCTTGACTTGTGGTGGAGCGTTGACGGCCGGGGCGGCGCCCCGGAACTGGAAACCGCCCGCACCATCCTGACCGGGTGTCCCTCCCTGTATGCACTGGTGAGGTCCGACGACGGCGCTCCCGCCGCCGTCGGACGCCTGGCCCTTCCCCTGGCCCCTCCCTTGGCGGGGGGTGGCTGTTATGGCGGCATCTACGGGATGGCTACACGGCCGGGTTTGCGCCGCCAAGGGCTCGCTGGCCGGGTGTTGCATTCGCTCATGGAAGGTGCAGCGGAAGCCGGCGCCGAAGAGCTGTGGCTGCTGGTGACGGCGGCGAACACCGGGGCGCAAACCCTTTACGCTAAGGCAGGTTTCCGGGAAGCGGGCCGCTACGCGTACCGGCAGGAACGGCCACTCCGCGCCCGGACCGGATGCTGA
- the aspS gene encoding aspartate--tRNA ligase has protein sequence MLRTHDLGSLRSEHIGQTVTLAGWVGRRRDHGGVAFVDLRDASGVAQVVVREEEVFHGLRNEYVLQVTGTVSKRPEGNENPALATGEIEVMADKVVILNTSEPLPFQIDEHVEVGEEARLKHRYLDLRRPGPSRNLRLRSEANRVARELLHTEGYVEIETPTLTRSTPEGARDFVVPARLAPGSWYALPQSPQLFKQLLQVGGFEKYYQIARCYRDEDFRADRQPEFTQLDIEASFVDQDDIIALGENIVKAVWKLIDVEIPTPIQRITYADAMARYGSDKPDLRFGVELTELTEFFKDTNFGVFKAPYVGAVVMPGGASQPRRTLDGWQEFAKQRGHKGLAYVLFKEDGELAGPVAKNLTDAERDGLADAVGARPGDCIFFAAGEKSSARALLGAARVEIGHRTGLIDPSDWAFCWVVDAPMFEPAAAAVASGDVAVGAGKWTAVHHAFTSPKPEFLATFDKDPESALSYAYDIVCNGNEIGGGSIRIHERDVQERVFELMGLDKEDAQTKFGFLLEGFKFGAPPHGGIAFGWDRVVALLAGVESIRDVIAFPKTGNGYDPLTQAPAPITAQQRKEAGVDFKPEAKKA, from the coding sequence GTGCTGCGCACACATGACCTCGGATCCCTTCGCTCCGAGCACATTGGACAAACCGTAACCCTGGCCGGCTGGGTGGGCCGCCGTCGTGATCACGGTGGTGTCGCATTCGTGGACCTGCGCGATGCCTCCGGCGTTGCCCAGGTTGTGGTGCGTGAGGAAGAGGTCTTCCACGGTCTGCGCAACGAGTACGTCCTGCAGGTCACCGGCACTGTCTCCAAGCGGCCCGAGGGCAACGAGAACCCGGCGCTGGCCACCGGCGAGATCGAGGTCATGGCCGACAAGGTGGTCATTCTCAACACCTCCGAACCCCTGCCCTTCCAGATCGATGAGCACGTTGAAGTGGGCGAGGAAGCGCGCCTGAAGCACCGCTACCTGGACCTGCGCCGCCCTGGCCCCAGCCGCAACCTCCGGCTGCGCTCCGAAGCCAACCGGGTAGCCCGCGAGCTGCTTCACACCGAGGGCTACGTCGAGATCGAGACGCCCACCCTGACGCGCTCGACGCCGGAAGGCGCCCGGGACTTTGTGGTTCCCGCCCGCCTGGCGCCGGGTTCCTGGTACGCGCTTCCGCAGTCACCGCAGCTTTTCAAGCAGCTGCTGCAGGTGGGTGGCTTCGAGAAGTACTACCAGATTGCGCGCTGCTACCGGGATGAGGACTTCCGCGCAGACCGCCAGCCGGAGTTCACCCAGCTGGACATCGAAGCCAGCTTCGTGGACCAGGACGACATCATTGCCCTGGGCGAAAACATCGTCAAGGCTGTATGGAAGCTGATCGACGTCGAGATCCCCACACCGATCCAGCGCATCACCTATGCGGACGCCATGGCGCGGTACGGCTCTGACAAGCCTGACCTTCGTTTCGGCGTGGAACTGACCGAGCTCACCGAGTTCTTCAAGGACACCAACTTCGGGGTCTTCAAGGCACCGTACGTCGGCGCTGTGGTGATGCCCGGCGGTGCCTCGCAGCCGCGGCGGACCCTGGACGGCTGGCAGGAATTCGCCAAGCAGCGCGGGCACAAGGGACTGGCCTACGTCCTTTTCAAGGAAGACGGGGAACTGGCCGGGCCGGTTGCCAAGAACCTGACGGACGCCGAGCGCGACGGCCTGGCGGATGCCGTGGGCGCCAGGCCCGGCGACTGCATCTTCTTTGCGGCCGGGGAGAAGTCCTCGGCCCGCGCCCTCCTGGGTGCCGCCCGTGTGGAAATCGGCCACCGGACCGGACTGATCGACCCCAGCGACTGGGCTTTCTGCTGGGTGGTTGACGCGCCGATGTTCGAACCCGCTGCTGCCGCCGTGGCCTCCGGCGACGTCGCCGTTGGTGCCGGCAAGTGGACGGCAGTCCACCACGCCTTCACCTCACCCAAGCCCGAGTTCCTGGCGACGTTCGACAAGGACCCGGAATCGGCTTTGTCCTATGCCTACGACATCGTCTGCAACGGCAACGAAATCGGCGGCGGATCCATCCGTATCCACGAGCGCGATGTCCAGGAACGCGTCTTTGAACTGATGGGCCTGGATAAGGAAGATGCCCAGACAAAGTTCGGCTTCCTGCTGGAGGGCTTCAAGTTCGGTGCGCCGCCGCACGGCGGCATCGCCTTTGGCTGGGACCGCGTGGTGGCACTTCTGGCAGGTGTCGAGTCCATCCGCGACGTCATTGCCTTCCCGAAGACCGGCAACGGCTACGACCCGCTGACCCAGGCACCGGCCCCCATCACCGCGCAGCAGCGCAAGGAAGCCGGCGTGGACTTCAAGCCGGAAGCCAAAAAGGCCTAG